The following coding sequences are from one bacterium window:
- a CDS encoding thermonuclease family protein, whose product MKYFLFLLFFSSTLFADEFPARVVTVHDADTIVVLHDGRAETIRLKGINCPEAGERNSSRATKYATEVIRGKNVLLKTYGKDKYGRTIADVFLENGKLFNKELVLTGNCRWGRSRAMRE is encoded by the coding sequence ATGAAATATTTCTTGTTTTTGCTGTTCTTCTCTTCCACGCTATTCGCGGATGAATTTCCTGCACGTGTTGTAACGGTGCATGACGCAGATACAATTGTGGTCCTGCATGACGGCCGCGCGGAAACCATCCGGCTCAAAGGGATTAATTGCCCGGAAGCGGGCGAACGAAATAGCTCACGCGCAACAAAATACGCAACAGAAGTGATCCGTGGAAAGAATGTCCTGCTGAAAACATATGGCAAAGACAAGTATGGACGCACAATCGCCGATGTTTTTCTGGAAAACGGAAAGCTGTTCAATAAAGAGCTTGTACTGACCGGCAATTGCCGCTGGGGCCGTAGTCGCGCAATGCGAGAGTAA